In the Sphaerodactylus townsendi isolate TG3544 linkage group LG10, MPM_Stown_v2.3, whole genome shotgun sequence genome, one interval contains:
- the QDPR gene encoding dihydropteridine reductase, whose translation MAASEAGRVLVYGGRGALGARCVQAFRAKQWWVASIDLTENEEASANIVVKMSDSFVEQAEQVTEDVGKLLGEKKVDAILCVAGGWAGGSAKAKSLYKNSDLMWKQSVWTSTISSHLATKHLKEGGLLTLTGAKAALAGTPGMIGYGMAKGAVHQLCQSLSGANSGLPSGSTVVAILPVTLDTPMNRKSMPDADFSSWTPLDFVADTFYDWATGKNRPGSGSLIQVETSGGKTELTAAHL comes from the exons ATGGCAGCGTCGGAGGCCGGGCGGGTGCTGGTCTACGGCGGCAGGGGCGCGCTGGGCGCCCGCTGCGTGCAAGCCTTCCGCGCCAAGCAGTGG tGGGTGGCCAGCATTGACTTAACAGAGAACGAAGAAGCCAGTGCCAACATCGTTGTGAAAATGAGCGATTCCTTTGTGGAGCAAGCTGAGCAG GTGACCGAAGACGTCGGGAAGCTGTTGGGAGAAAAGAAGGTGGACGCCATCCTTTGCGTAGCCGGTGGATGGGCTGGAGGCAGCGCCAAAGCTAAAT CTTTATACAAAAACAGTGACCTGATGTGGAAGCAGAGCGTCTGGACATCCACCATCTCCAGCCACTTGGCTACAAAACACCTGAAGGAAGGCGGCTTGCTGACCCTGACGGGGGCGAAAGCAGCATTAGCGGGGACGCCAG GAATGATTGGCTACGGCATGGCCAAAGGAGCCGTCCATCAGCTGTGTCAGAGCTTGTCTGGTGCGAACAGTGGCCTGCCCTCAGGATCTACGGTAGTGGCCATTCTCCC GGTTACCTTGGATACCCCGATGAACCGGAAATCTATGCCTGACGCAGACTTCAGTTCCTGGACACCTTTAGATTTCGTTGCGGA CACCTTTTATGACTGGGCCACTGGGAAGAACCGGCCGGGCTCGGGGAGTCTGATCCAGGTGGAAACCAGTGGAGGAAAGACGGAGCTTACAGCTGCCCATCTCTGA